TCGCCGAGCTCACCGAAGTGACCCGTCGCGCCGCCTGGGCGGCGTGACCCACGGGCGGTCCGGGTGCCGACGAGCACCCGGGCCGCCCGTCGCCGTCCCGGCGCCGGTTCCCCGGCTCGTTCCGGTGGCCGTTCCGCGGGCGACAGCGACGCGACACGTACCCTGGTTGACGTGCTCGGACGCCCGTTGTGAGGTTCGATGGTCTCGACGAGGAGGCTGCTGGTGAAGCTTGAGCTGCGCGGGATCACGAAGGTGTTCGGGTCCCTGGTCGCGAACGACCACATCGACCTGGTGATCGAGCCGGGCGAGATCCACGCCCTGCTGGGCGAGAACGGCGCCGGCAAGAGCACGTTGATGAACGTGCTGTACGGCCTCTACGACCCCGACGGCGGAGAGATCCTCGTCGACGACCGCCCCGTGACGTTCCACGGCCCGGGCGACGCGATGGCCGCCGGCATCGGCATGGTCCACCAGCACTTCATGCTCGTCCCGGTGTTCACCGTGGCGGAGAACGTCGCGCTGGGCCACGAGCCGCTCCAGGGCGGCGGCATCATCGACGCCCGCAAGGCCCGTGCACTGGTCAAGGAGATCTCCGACCGGTTCGCGTTCGAGGTCGACCCCGACGCCCTGGTCGAGGACCTGCCCGTCGGCGTGCAGCAGCGTGTCGAGATCATCAAGGCGCTCTCGCGCGACGCCCGCGTGCTCATCCTCGACGAGCCGACGGCGGTGCTCACCCCCCAGGAGACCGACGAGCTCATCGCGATCATGCGCCAGCTCAAGGAGGCGGGGACCTCCATCGTCTTCATCACCCACAAGCTGCGCGAGGTGCGCGCCGTCGCCGACAAGATCACGGTGATCCGCCGCGGCAAGGTGGTCGGCACGGCCGACCCGTCGGCACCGGAGACCGAGCTGGCCTCGCTCATGGTCGGCCGCTCGGTGTCGCTGGGCGTCGACAGGTCCGTGGCGGAGCCGGGGGAGTCGACGCTGCAGATCCGCGGGCTGACCGTCGTCGACGCCGTGGGCAACGCCGTCGTCGACGCCGTCGACCTCGACGTGCGGCGCGGCGAGATCCTCGTCGTCGCCGGGGTGCAGGGCAACGGGCAGACCGAGCTCACCGAGGCGATCCTCGGGCTGGAGAAGCCGGTGGCCGGCTCCATCACCCTCGACGGTCAGGAGCTCGTCGGGCTCGGCGTCGCCGGCGCGCTCGCGGCCGGGATCGGCTACGTCCCCGAGGATCGCAGCACCGACGGCATCATCGGCACGTTCTCCGTGGAGGAGAACCTGGTGCTCGACATGTTCCACTCGCCGCCGTTCTCCCGCCGGGGCGCGCTCGACAGGGCGAAGATCCGCGAGAACGCGGAGCAGCGCATCGTCGAGTTCGACGTGCGCACCCAGAGCGTGACCGCCGGAGCGGGCACGCTGTCCGGCGGTAACCAGCAGAAGGTGGTGCTCGCGCGCGAGATGTCCCGGCCGTTGCGCCTGCTCATCGCCTCGCAGCCCACCCGCGGTCTCGACGTCGGGTCCATCGAGTTCGTGCACAAACGGGTGGTCCAGGAGCGGGACCAGGGCACACCCGTGATCATCGTGTCGACCGAGCTCGACGAGGTGCTCGCCCTCGGCGACCGCATCGCGGTCATGTACCGCGGCCGCATCGTCGGCATCGTCCCCGGCGGGACGGACCGCGACGTCCTCGGCCTCATGATGGCCGGTGTGCCCCTGGAGGAGGCCGTGCCGCAGGCGGCCGAGCACCACACGACGCTGGGCGAGGCGGACCTGTCGGCGCCGCCGCTCGTCCAGCCCCGCCACCTCGAGGAGGGCCTCTCGTGAGCCACGAGACCACCGGGCCGACGACACCGCCCGGCGACCCGACGCCACCGCCGTCGATCCCCGGCGACCCGACGCCGGAGCAGCCGGAGCAGGCGGCTCCACCGGCGGAGGGCAGCCGCATCGAGGAGGCCGGCCGCGGCGTGCTGCGCGAGATCCTCGAGTCGAGCTGGGTCGTGACCTTCTTCGCGATCGTGGCCGCCATGCTCGTCGGCGCCGTCCTCATCGCGGCCGCCGACCCGCGCGTGCAGGAGACGGCCGGATGGTTCTTCAGCCGCCCCGCCGACTTCCTCGACGCGCTCACCGACGCCGTCGGCGGCGCCTACTCGGCCCTGTTCCA
The Xylanimonas cellulosilytica DSM 15894 DNA segment above includes these coding regions:
- a CDS encoding ABC transporter ATP-binding protein, whose protein sequence is MKLELRGITKVFGSLVANDHIDLVIEPGEIHALLGENGAGKSTLMNVLYGLYDPDGGEILVDDRPVTFHGPGDAMAAGIGMVHQHFMLVPVFTVAENVALGHEPLQGGGIIDARKARALVKEISDRFAFEVDPDALVEDLPVGVQQRVEIIKALSRDARVLILDEPTAVLTPQETDELIAIMRQLKEAGTSIVFITHKLREVRAVADKITVIRRGKVVGTADPSAPETELASLMVGRSVSLGVDRSVAEPGESTLQIRGLTVVDAVGNAVVDAVDLDVRRGEILVVAGVQGNGQTELTEAILGLEKPVAGSITLDGQELVGLGVAGALAAGIGYVPEDRSTDGIIGTFSVEENLVLDMFHSPPFSRRGALDRAKIRENAEQRIVEFDVRTQSVTAGAGTLSGGNQQKVVLAREMSRPLRLLIASQPTRGLDVGSIEFVHKRVVQERDQGTPVIIVSTELDEVLALGDRIAVMYRGRIVGIVPGGTDRDVLGLMMAGVPLEEAVPQAAEHHTTLGEADLSAPPLVQPRHLEEGLS